A single Triticum dicoccoides isolate Atlit2015 ecotype Zavitan chromosome 2A, WEW_v2.0, whole genome shotgun sequence DNA region contains:
- the LOC119358862 gene encoding ribosome production factor 2 homolog, with amino-acid sequence MRTPGHAKKVKNVTNDAIDGKRGMIYIPDQKISKLTLTKDIKGLKRERRDAKKNKGHLKKQKLRKKKKPAPRSAK; translated from the exons ATGAGGACTCCTGGTCATGCTAAGAAG GTGAAAAATGTGACGAATGATGCAATTGACGGCAAGCGGGGCATGATCTACATTCCAGACCAGAAG ATTTCAAAATTGACCTTAACAAAAGACATAAAGGGTCTGAAGCGGGAGCGCCGTGACGCCAAGAAAAACAAGGGGCACTTGAAGAAGCAAAAG ctgaggaagaagaagaagcccgctcccAGGAGTGCAAAATGA